One stretch of Oryzias latipes chromosome 7, ASM223467v1 DNA includes these proteins:
- the snph gene encoding syntaphilin isoform X2 has translation MSAPAPANRRSAAGSRRFDYCRFIELDYVPMETGYMVSMRPTKGYASTKSPTKGYTSTKSPDRHSRPTNSPSTPRSRRTPAASSNRDPHGNPTLSSSSNSGSCKGSDCSPTKGRQKYTCSDNHGIRPPPPEQYLTPLQQKEVCIRHLRAKLKETVNTLQDRDTEIDELRGQLYRMQEDWVEEECHRVEAQMALKEARQEIQQLKQAVDTVRARLSDAGGFSGDAGVQKYFQDINAQNHKLENLLISMELAQAGLAKEGSSMPGCRTRVGGSAPASVSGESPGGAPKLTVGGRGSCSCDASPARSLTRSSTYTKLSDQALADRNSNGVDFPCLSGDGTQDSGFGCCGENSIPSRTDLLLEAAYLSEETASLLNSYTQAFSHTLPHSSPKSLPNTIPHSYSHTLPHSFPHSMSHSVPHTMPHSSTYEKLCTGEHLPPFHCGLGGMSCMSHPCLSHHLYLHPLREMGIQTESCPLPTTAGCPSDLDTIAEQRTFRSQACSPTSTWMSDEGEEDLDSITTTASVTTATVMSTATEPIPVSKTPLMPPLPRSATVAFSVENLHCMGNHGAEEVEKQEKEKREKEETMAESPVKEWQQGGSESMEVESRGNERRKSQPKLCDLEKILGGELQLGVCSGETRQGETSFETPKKENSQQEDDVSPESTYDEAAKPILTHADLSPGVKEPHTSQPRRSASKEEVTGDVVVEVHDEDGEDKTKEQSGDTDEDGDGSGSGKIQKSYWSRHFLVDLLAVAIPVVPTVAWFCRGPVRDGQPMYHIGSLLRGCCTVALHSLRRGGGLRHYPAGGGDLGASNI, from the exons GTTCGACTACTGCAGGTTTATAGAGCTAGACTACGTTCCCATGGAAACGGGCTATATGGTCTCAATGCGTCCAACTAAAGGCTATGCATCAACTAAGTCGCCGACTAAAGGATACACATCGACAAAGTCTCCGGACAGACACAGTCGGCCAACAAACTCTCCCTCCACCCCTCGTTCTCG GCGGACTCCAGCAGCTTCTAGCAATAGAGATCCCCATGGAAACCCAaccctcagcagcagcagcaactcAGGCTCCTGTAAAGGCAGCGACTGCAGCCCCACTAAAGG ACGACAGAAGTACACATGTTCGGACAACCACGGGATTCGTCCCCCTCCACCAGAGCAGTATCTCACGCCGCTGCAGCAGAAGGAGGTGTGCATCCGTCACCTACGAGCCAAACTCAAGGAAACCGTCAACACTTTGCAAGATAG AGACACGGAGATCGATGAGCTGCGGGGTCAGCTGTACAGGATGCAGGAGGACTGGGTTGAGGAGGAGTGTCATCGCGTAGAAGCTCAGATGGCTCTGAAGGAGGCACGTCAGGAAATCCAACAGCTCAAACAGGCTGTGGATACGGTCCGGGCACGGCTCAGCGATGCCGGCGGCTTCAGCGGGGATGCAGGGGTCCAAAAGTACTTCCAAGATATCAACGCTCAAAACCACAAGCTGGAGAACCTTTTGATCAGCATGGAATTGGCTCAGGCTGGATTAGCCAAGGAGGGAAGCTCCATGCCAGGTTGTAGGACCCGTGTTGGGGGGTCAGCGCCAGCGTCTGTTTCTGGGGAAAGCCCAGGGGGTGCTCCCAAATTAACAGTTGGGGGTAGGGGGTCTTGCTCTTGCGATGCCTCTCCAGCCCGTTCTCTGACTCGAAGCTCCACCTACACAAAACTGAGTGATCAAGCCCTGGCGGACCGCAACAGCAACGGGGTTGACTTTCCTTGTCTGTCGGGAGATGGCACTCAGGACAGCGGCTTCGGGTGTTGCGGGGAAAACAGCATCCCTAGCCGGACTGATCTGCTGCTAGAAGCTGCCTACCTGTCGGAGGAAACAGCATCTTTACTCAACTCCTACACACAGGCCTTTTCACACACTCTACCACATTCTTCTCCCAAGTCTTTACCCAACACCATTCCCCACTCCTACTCCCATACCCTGCCTCATTCTTTTCCTCACAGTATGTCCCACTCCGTCCCCCACACCATGCCACACTCCTCCACCTATGAAAAGCTGTGCACGGGCGAGCATCTTCCACCATTTCATTGTGGCTTGGGTGGAATGAGTTGCATGAGCCACCCCTGCTTGTCCCACCACCTGTACCTGCACCCCCTGAGAGAGATGGGCATTCAGACAGAGAGCTGTCCTCTGCCCACCACAGCGGGGTGTCCGTCTGACCTGGACACGATAGCGGAGCAGCGCACTTTCCGCTCTCAGGCTTGCAGCCCCACGTCCACCTGGATGTCTGACGAAGGGGAGGAGGATCTGGACTCTATTACGACCACAGCTTCAGTCACCACAGCAACAGTTATGAGTACAGCCACAGAGCCCATTCCAGTGTCCAAAACACCTCTGATGCCTCCTTTGCCGCGGTCTGCCACTGTGGCATTTTCCGTGGAGAATCTTCATTGCATGGGAAACCACGGAGCTGAGGAAGTTGAAAAACAGGagaaggaaaaaagggaaaaggagGAAACTATGGCAGAAAGTCCAGTCAAAGAGTGGCAGCAAGGAGGCTCTgaaagcatggaggtggagaGTAGGGGGAATGAAAGGAGAAAATCTCAGCCAAAACTGTGTGATTTGGAAAAGATTTTAGGCGGTGAGCTTCAGCTTGGAGTCTGCAGTGGAGAAACCAGGCAAGGTGAGACCAGCTTTGAAACCCCAAAAAAGGAGAACAGTCAACAGGAGGATGATGTCTCGCCTGAATCTACCTACGATGAGGCAGCTAAACCGATCTTAACCCACGCTGATTTATCTCCAGGCGTCAAAGAGCCTCACACGTCCCAACCAAGGAGATCGGCCTCAAAAGAGGAGGTAACTGGTGACGTGGTGGTGGAAGTGCATGATGAGGATGGTGAAGATAAGACTAAAGAACAAAGCGGGGATACAGATGAGGACGGGGATGGGTCAGGGTCggggaaaatacaaaaaagctaCTGGAGTCGCCACTTCCTGGTGGATCTGCTGGCGGTGGCCATCCCTGTGGTGCCGACCGTGGCGTGGTTTTGCCGCGGCCCAGTTCGTGACGGACAGCCCATGTATCACATAGGTTCCCTGCTGAGAGGCTGCTGCACTGTGGCGCTGCACTCTCTGCGCAGAGGAGGGGGGCTAAGGCATTACCCTGCAGGCGGGGGAGACTTGGGGGCATCAAATATATAA
- the snph gene encoding syntaphilin isoform X1 → MSAPAPANRRSAAGSRRFNPLKVLQPKPRLEQTAVSPPVPVPKPAPGAGSAAHAAAAPVAIPVPAPPTFDYCRFIELDYVPMETGYMVSMRPTKGYASTKSPTKGYTSTKSPDRHSRPTNSPSTPRSRRTPAASSNRDPHGNPTLSSSSNSGSCKGSDCSPTKGRQKYTCSDNHGIRPPPPEQYLTPLQQKEVCIRHLRAKLKETVNTLQDRDTEIDELRGQLYRMQEDWVEEECHRVEAQMALKEARQEIQQLKQAVDTVRARLSDAGGFSGDAGVQKYFQDINAQNHKLENLLISMELAQAGLAKEGSSMPGCRTRVGGSAPASVSGESPGGAPKLTVGGRGSCSCDASPARSLTRSSTYTKLSDQALADRNSNGVDFPCLSGDGTQDSGFGCCGENSIPSRTDLLLEAAYLSEETASLLNSYTQAFSHTLPHSSPKSLPNTIPHSYSHTLPHSFPHSMSHSVPHTMPHSSTYEKLCTGEHLPPFHCGLGGMSCMSHPCLSHHLYLHPLREMGIQTESCPLPTTAGCPSDLDTIAEQRTFRSQACSPTSTWMSDEGEEDLDSITTTASVTTATVMSTATEPIPVSKTPLMPPLPRSATVAFSVENLHCMGNHGAEEVEKQEKEKREKEETMAESPVKEWQQGGSESMEVESRGNERRKSQPKLCDLEKILGGELQLGVCSGETRQGETSFETPKKENSQQEDDVSPESTYDEAAKPILTHADLSPGVKEPHTSQPRRSASKEEVTGDVVVEVHDEDGEDKTKEQSGDTDEDGDGSGSGKIQKSYWSRHFLVDLLAVAIPVVPTVAWFCRGPVRDGQPMYHIGSLLRGCCTVALHSLRRGGGLRHYPAGGGDLGASNI, encoded by the exons GTTCGACTACTGCAGGTTTATAGAGCTAGACTACGTTCCCATGGAAACGGGCTATATGGTCTCAATGCGTCCAACTAAAGGCTATGCATCAACTAAGTCGCCGACTAAAGGATACACATCGACAAAGTCTCCGGACAGACACAGTCGGCCAACAAACTCTCCCTCCACCCCTCGTTCTCG GCGGACTCCAGCAGCTTCTAGCAATAGAGATCCCCATGGAAACCCAaccctcagcagcagcagcaactcAGGCTCCTGTAAAGGCAGCGACTGCAGCCCCACTAAAGG ACGACAGAAGTACACATGTTCGGACAACCACGGGATTCGTCCCCCTCCACCAGAGCAGTATCTCACGCCGCTGCAGCAGAAGGAGGTGTGCATCCGTCACCTACGAGCCAAACTCAAGGAAACCGTCAACACTTTGCAAGATAG AGACACGGAGATCGATGAGCTGCGGGGTCAGCTGTACAGGATGCAGGAGGACTGGGTTGAGGAGGAGTGTCATCGCGTAGAAGCTCAGATGGCTCTGAAGGAGGCACGTCAGGAAATCCAACAGCTCAAACAGGCTGTGGATACGGTCCGGGCACGGCTCAGCGATGCCGGCGGCTTCAGCGGGGATGCAGGGGTCCAAAAGTACTTCCAAGATATCAACGCTCAAAACCACAAGCTGGAGAACCTTTTGATCAGCATGGAATTGGCTCAGGCTGGATTAGCCAAGGAGGGAAGCTCCATGCCAGGTTGTAGGACCCGTGTTGGGGGGTCAGCGCCAGCGTCTGTTTCTGGGGAAAGCCCAGGGGGTGCTCCCAAATTAACAGTTGGGGGTAGGGGGTCTTGCTCTTGCGATGCCTCTCCAGCCCGTTCTCTGACTCGAAGCTCCACCTACACAAAACTGAGTGATCAAGCCCTGGCGGACCGCAACAGCAACGGGGTTGACTTTCCTTGTCTGTCGGGAGATGGCACTCAGGACAGCGGCTTCGGGTGTTGCGGGGAAAACAGCATCCCTAGCCGGACTGATCTGCTGCTAGAAGCTGCCTACCTGTCGGAGGAAACAGCATCTTTACTCAACTCCTACACACAGGCCTTTTCACACACTCTACCACATTCTTCTCCCAAGTCTTTACCCAACACCATTCCCCACTCCTACTCCCATACCCTGCCTCATTCTTTTCCTCACAGTATGTCCCACTCCGTCCCCCACACCATGCCACACTCCTCCACCTATGAAAAGCTGTGCACGGGCGAGCATCTTCCACCATTTCATTGTGGCTTGGGTGGAATGAGTTGCATGAGCCACCCCTGCTTGTCCCACCACCTGTACCTGCACCCCCTGAGAGAGATGGGCATTCAGACAGAGAGCTGTCCTCTGCCCACCACAGCGGGGTGTCCGTCTGACCTGGACACGATAGCGGAGCAGCGCACTTTCCGCTCTCAGGCTTGCAGCCCCACGTCCACCTGGATGTCTGACGAAGGGGAGGAGGATCTGGACTCTATTACGACCACAGCTTCAGTCACCACAGCAACAGTTATGAGTACAGCCACAGAGCCCATTCCAGTGTCCAAAACACCTCTGATGCCTCCTTTGCCGCGGTCTGCCACTGTGGCATTTTCCGTGGAGAATCTTCATTGCATGGGAAACCACGGAGCTGAGGAAGTTGAAAAACAGGagaaggaaaaaagggaaaaggagGAAACTATGGCAGAAAGTCCAGTCAAAGAGTGGCAGCAAGGAGGCTCTgaaagcatggaggtggagaGTAGGGGGAATGAAAGGAGAAAATCTCAGCCAAAACTGTGTGATTTGGAAAAGATTTTAGGCGGTGAGCTTCAGCTTGGAGTCTGCAGTGGAGAAACCAGGCAAGGTGAGACCAGCTTTGAAACCCCAAAAAAGGAGAACAGTCAACAGGAGGATGATGTCTCGCCTGAATCTACCTACGATGAGGCAGCTAAACCGATCTTAACCCACGCTGATTTATCTCCAGGCGTCAAAGAGCCTCACACGTCCCAACCAAGGAGATCGGCCTCAAAAGAGGAGGTAACTGGTGACGTGGTGGTGGAAGTGCATGATGAGGATGGTGAAGATAAGACTAAAGAACAAAGCGGGGATACAGATGAGGACGGGGATGGGTCAGGGTCggggaaaatacaaaaaagctaCTGGAGTCGCCACTTCCTGGTGGATCTGCTGGCGGTGGCCATCCCTGTGGTGCCGACCGTGGCGTGGTTTTGCCGCGGCCCAGTTCGTGACGGACAGCCCATGTATCACATAGGTTCCCTGCTGAGAGGCTGCTGCACTGTGGCGCTGCACTCTCTGCGCAGAGGAGGGGGGCTAAGGCATTACCCTGCAGGCGGGGGAGACTTGGGGGCATCAAATATATAA
- the snph gene encoding syntaphilin isoform X3: MSAPAPANRRSAAGSRRRTPAASSNRDPHGNPTLSSSSNSGSCKGSDCSPTKGRQKYTCSDNHGIRPPPPEQYLTPLQQKEVCIRHLRAKLKETVNTLQDRDTEIDELRGQLYRMQEDWVEEECHRVEAQMALKEARQEIQQLKQAVDTVRARLSDAGGFSGDAGVQKYFQDINAQNHKLENLLISMELAQAGLAKEGSSMPGCRTRVGGSAPASVSGESPGGAPKLTVGGRGSCSCDASPARSLTRSSTYTKLSDQALADRNSNGVDFPCLSGDGTQDSGFGCCGENSIPSRTDLLLEAAYLSEETASLLNSYTQAFSHTLPHSSPKSLPNTIPHSYSHTLPHSFPHSMSHSVPHTMPHSSTYEKLCTGEHLPPFHCGLGGMSCMSHPCLSHHLYLHPLREMGIQTESCPLPTTAGCPSDLDTIAEQRTFRSQACSPTSTWMSDEGEEDLDSITTTASVTTATVMSTATEPIPVSKTPLMPPLPRSATVAFSVENLHCMGNHGAEEVEKQEKEKREKEETMAESPVKEWQQGGSESMEVESRGNERRKSQPKLCDLEKILGGELQLGVCSGETRQGETSFETPKKENSQQEDDVSPESTYDEAAKPILTHADLSPGVKEPHTSQPRRSASKEEVTGDVVVEVHDEDGEDKTKEQSGDTDEDGDGSGSGKIQKSYWSRHFLVDLLAVAIPVVPTVAWFCRGPVRDGQPMYHIGSLLRGCCTVALHSLRRGGGLRHYPAGGGDLGASNI, encoded by the exons GCGGACTCCAGCAGCTTCTAGCAATAGAGATCCCCATGGAAACCCAaccctcagcagcagcagcaactcAGGCTCCTGTAAAGGCAGCGACTGCAGCCCCACTAAAGG ACGACAGAAGTACACATGTTCGGACAACCACGGGATTCGTCCCCCTCCACCAGAGCAGTATCTCACGCCGCTGCAGCAGAAGGAGGTGTGCATCCGTCACCTACGAGCCAAACTCAAGGAAACCGTCAACACTTTGCAAGATAG AGACACGGAGATCGATGAGCTGCGGGGTCAGCTGTACAGGATGCAGGAGGACTGGGTTGAGGAGGAGTGTCATCGCGTAGAAGCTCAGATGGCTCTGAAGGAGGCACGTCAGGAAATCCAACAGCTCAAACAGGCTGTGGATACGGTCCGGGCACGGCTCAGCGATGCCGGCGGCTTCAGCGGGGATGCAGGGGTCCAAAAGTACTTCCAAGATATCAACGCTCAAAACCACAAGCTGGAGAACCTTTTGATCAGCATGGAATTGGCTCAGGCTGGATTAGCCAAGGAGGGAAGCTCCATGCCAGGTTGTAGGACCCGTGTTGGGGGGTCAGCGCCAGCGTCTGTTTCTGGGGAAAGCCCAGGGGGTGCTCCCAAATTAACAGTTGGGGGTAGGGGGTCTTGCTCTTGCGATGCCTCTCCAGCCCGTTCTCTGACTCGAAGCTCCACCTACACAAAACTGAGTGATCAAGCCCTGGCGGACCGCAACAGCAACGGGGTTGACTTTCCTTGTCTGTCGGGAGATGGCACTCAGGACAGCGGCTTCGGGTGTTGCGGGGAAAACAGCATCCCTAGCCGGACTGATCTGCTGCTAGAAGCTGCCTACCTGTCGGAGGAAACAGCATCTTTACTCAACTCCTACACACAGGCCTTTTCACACACTCTACCACATTCTTCTCCCAAGTCTTTACCCAACACCATTCCCCACTCCTACTCCCATACCCTGCCTCATTCTTTTCCTCACAGTATGTCCCACTCCGTCCCCCACACCATGCCACACTCCTCCACCTATGAAAAGCTGTGCACGGGCGAGCATCTTCCACCATTTCATTGTGGCTTGGGTGGAATGAGTTGCATGAGCCACCCCTGCTTGTCCCACCACCTGTACCTGCACCCCCTGAGAGAGATGGGCATTCAGACAGAGAGCTGTCCTCTGCCCACCACAGCGGGGTGTCCGTCTGACCTGGACACGATAGCGGAGCAGCGCACTTTCCGCTCTCAGGCTTGCAGCCCCACGTCCACCTGGATGTCTGACGAAGGGGAGGAGGATCTGGACTCTATTACGACCACAGCTTCAGTCACCACAGCAACAGTTATGAGTACAGCCACAGAGCCCATTCCAGTGTCCAAAACACCTCTGATGCCTCCTTTGCCGCGGTCTGCCACTGTGGCATTTTCCGTGGAGAATCTTCATTGCATGGGAAACCACGGAGCTGAGGAAGTTGAAAAACAGGagaaggaaaaaagggaaaaggagGAAACTATGGCAGAAAGTCCAGTCAAAGAGTGGCAGCAAGGAGGCTCTgaaagcatggaggtggagaGTAGGGGGAATGAAAGGAGAAAATCTCAGCCAAAACTGTGTGATTTGGAAAAGATTTTAGGCGGTGAGCTTCAGCTTGGAGTCTGCAGTGGAGAAACCAGGCAAGGTGAGACCAGCTTTGAAACCCCAAAAAAGGAGAACAGTCAACAGGAGGATGATGTCTCGCCTGAATCTACCTACGATGAGGCAGCTAAACCGATCTTAACCCACGCTGATTTATCTCCAGGCGTCAAAGAGCCTCACACGTCCCAACCAAGGAGATCGGCCTCAAAAGAGGAGGTAACTGGTGACGTGGTGGTGGAAGTGCATGATGAGGATGGTGAAGATAAGACTAAAGAACAAAGCGGGGATACAGATGAGGACGGGGATGGGTCAGGGTCggggaaaatacaaaaaagctaCTGGAGTCGCCACTTCCTGGTGGATCTGCTGGCGGTGGCCATCCCTGTGGTGCCGACCGTGGCGTGGTTTTGCCGCGGCCCAGTTCGTGACGGACAGCCCATGTATCACATAGGTTCCCTGCTGAGAGGCTGCTGCACTGTGGCGCTGCACTCTCTGCGCAGAGGAGGGGGGCTAAGGCATTACCCTGCAGGCGGGGGAGACTTGGGGGCATCAAATATATAA
- the LOC101156166 gene encoding syntenin-1: MSLYPSLEDLKVDKVIKAQVQFAQTAAPMPAITEGSSQPELAAVAMPASGLYPNLGELGDYMGLALNSDEVQKNLALLPVGDNQVAVPASSGVGGMVRPVTGSDIGILRAEIRPGIREVILCKDQDRKVGLRLRAIDNGVFIQLVQANSPAALAGLRFGDQVLQINGQNCAGWSVDKAHKALKAAAETRIEMVVRDRPFQRTVTMHKDSSGHVGFIYKSGKITSLVKDGSAARNGLLTEHYICEINGQNIIGLKDSQIKDILNSSPTAMTITIMPKFIYEHMIKRMSSGLLRSSMDHSIPEV; encoded by the exons ATGTCTCTGTATCCATCCCTCGAGGACCTCAAGGTCGACAAGGTCATCAAG GCTCAGGTCCAGTTCGctcagactgctgcccccatgcCTGCCATCACTGAGGGAAGCTCCCAGCCTGAGCTTGCTGCTGTTGCCATGCCAGCATCCG GTTTGTACCCAAATCTGGGGGAGCTGGGAGACTACATGGGTCTGGCCCTCAACAGTGACGAAGTCCAGAAGAACTTGGCTCTGCTGCCCGTCGGGGACAAT CAAGTGGCGGTGCCCGCCAGCTCAGGGGTCGGGGGTATGGTGCGGCCCGTGACCGGGTCAGACATCGGCATCCTGCGGGCTGAGATCCGCCCGGGGATCCGAGAGGTGATCCTCTGTAAGGACCAGGACAGGAAGGTGGGGCTGCGGCTCCGGGCCATCGACAAC GGGGTGTTCATCCAGCTGGTGCAGGCCAACTCCCCCGCCGCCCTGGCCGGGCTGCGCTTCGGCGATCAGGTCCTGCAGATCAATGGGCAGAACTGCGCCGGGTGGAGCGTGGACAAAGCCCACAAGGCTCTGAAGGCCGCGGCCGAGACCCGCATTGAGATGGTGGTCAGGGACAG gcCTTTTCAGCGAACTGTCACCATGCACAAGGACAGCTCTGGACATGTGGGCTTCATCTACAAGTCTGGAAAGATCACCTCACTGGTCAAAGACGGTTCTGCTGCCCGGAACGGCCTGCTGACCGAGCATTACATCTGTGAAATCAATGGACAGAACATCATCGGCCTCAAG GATTCTCAGATCAAAGACATCCTGAACTCCTCCCCCACCGCCATGACCATCACCATAATGCCCAAGTTCATCTATGAACACATGATTAAGAg GATGTCGTCAGGTCTCCTGCGCTCATCCATGGATCACTCCATCCCAGAGGTGTGA